Proteins found in one Clostridiales bacterium genomic segment:
- a CDS encoding alpha/beta hydrolase gives MGYYVKVESNVKIYIEDLNPEGNKTILFLHGWPGNHKLFEYQFNQLPRMGYRCIGIDTRGFGDSDKPWSGYNFDRLSDDVACVINVLKLHDIVLAGHSTGGAIAIRYMARHKSYGVAKLVLCAAVAPSLIKRPDFPYGLDKETVLQIIQGTYADRPKMLRDFGDMFFYQHTTEAFLNWFFQLGLQAAGWATAAVAKMWIDETFFSDLETIDVPTLIIHGIHDRIVPFSLGEIQEQSIKNSKLIPFEYSGHGVFYEQCDKFNEELVKFIEQ, from the coding sequence ATGGGATACTATGTTAAAGTAGAATCTAATGTAAAAATTTATATAGAGGACCTTAATCCTGAAGGCAATAAGACAATACTGTTTCTACATGGTTGGCCTGGAAACCATAAGCTGTTTGAATATCAATTTAACCAACTCCCGAGGATGGGGTATAGATGCATTGGAATAGACACAAGGGGATTCGGCGATTCAGATAAACCCTGGAGCGGTTACAACTTTGATAGATTATCAGACGATGTCGCATGTGTAATTAATGTGCTGAAATTGCATGATATCGTACTGGCAGGACATTCAACTGGAGGAGCGATAGCCATTAGATATATGGCTCGCCATAAGAGCTATGGGGTAGCAAAGCTCGTCCTTTGTGCTGCAGTGGCACCTAGCCTTATCAAACGTCCTGATTTTCCTTATGGCCTGGACAAAGAAACTGTCCTGCAAATTATTCAAGGGACATATGCCGATCGGCCTAAAATGCTTCGGGATTTTGGCGATATGTTTTTTTATCAGCATACGACGGAGGCTTTTTTAAATTGGTTCTTCCAGTTGGGATTGCAGGCAGCAGGTTGGGCAACCGCGGCCGTCGCAAAAATGTGGATAGACGAAACATTTTTTTCTGATCTGGAAACAATAGATGTTCCGACATTGATAATTCACGGTATTCATGATAGAATTGTTCCATTTTCACTAGGTGAGATACAAGAACAAAGTATTAAAAATTCGAAACTCATACCCTTTGAATACAGCGGCCATGGGGTGTTCTATGAACAGTGTGATAAATTTAATGAAGAATTGGTTAAATTCATCGAGCAATAA